One genomic region from Tigriopus californicus strain San Diego chromosome 4, Tcal_SD_v2.1, whole genome shotgun sequence encodes:
- the LOC131879638 gene encoding trypsin-1-like, whose amino-acid sequence MNTRLLFTLMGMLIELLNPSMAGKIALPVAHELNTLENHVCGQRRGYFPFDLATRIVGGVEAYPGEFPWQVSLQVLRKKPVEHDIEKNPSSSYHICGASVISSDYILTAAHCVKDFSKDKLVVIAGDHNILQFEGPEQASRLLNVKIHENYNPQSFEADIALLELASPLFLDGNRVAPICLPSTSKASKSVAVASGWGTLEQYGSLPNVLYQVALPIMPTESCQAMYNTVDYGAGDFIQKGMLCAGYKDGGRDSCQGDSGGPLACKQSDGTYTLCGIVSWGFGCAQPNLPGVYTDVFYYMDWIRANSL is encoded by the exons ATGAACACAAGGCTTCTTTTCACCCTAATGGGGATGCTGATTGAGCTTTTGAACCCCTCTATGGCTGGAAAAATTGCTTTACCAGTG GCCCATGAATTGAACACCCTGGAGAACCATGTCTGTGGGCAACGAAGGGGCTATTTCCCTTTTGATCTGGCTACCAGGATTGTGGGAGGGGTGGAGGCATACCCGGGGGAATTCCCTTGGCAAGTATCACTCCAAGTTCTCAGAAAAAAACCGGTGGAACACGACATTGAAAAGAACCCAAGTTCCAG CTACCACATTTGTGGGGCATCTGTCATCTCCTCCGATTACATCCTTACCGCCGCGCATTGCGTCAAAGACTTTTCCAAGGACAAACTTGTGGTGATTGCTGGAGACCACAACATCCTCCAATTTGAAGGACCCGAACAAGCCTCCAGACTACTAAACGTGAAGATCCATGAAAACTACAATCC GCAATCATTTGAGGCCGATATCGCACTCTTGGAACTAGCCAGCCCGCTTTTCCTAGATGGGAATCGAGTGGCCCCCATTTGTTTGCCGTCCACCTCCAAAGCCTCCAAAAGCGTGGCCGTGGCCTCGGGATGGGGAACCCTGGAACAATATGGATCCTTACCGAACGTGTTATACCAAGTAGCCCTGCCCATCATGCCTACTGAGAGCTGCCAGGCCATGTATAACACGGTGGACTACGGGGCAGGAgacttcattcaaaaaggaATGCTGTGCGCTGGATACAAAGATGGTGGTCGCGACAGCTGTCAG GGAGACTCAGGTGGCCCATTGGCTTGCAAGCAATCGGATGGAACCTACACTCTCTGCGGGATTGTTAGTTGGGGCTTTGGTTGTGCCCAACCCAATCTACCCGGGGTTTACACTGATGTGTTCTACTACATGGATTGGATTCGAGCAAACAGTTTGTGA
- the LOC131879325 gene encoding uncharacterized protein LOC131879325 — MLLKIHDLLQMEKPAKRKTIQVCFKHPDLLKQAREACVARREDGRPPHPSPHDAERSDPLPLRPRLPRETDVFAHTEVSGVSPAATTHVLCHPLPYPTAPPPVPVERKGLIPLPPLEVLNPTEPTTPPKVMCIQFDDNDIVDDSTGFQAEPAAIMDPSEDKAPMNQPSQGPSEISGMFEPPHRSESVLEPVTEAFLRNVPIMHEEEPPALADPSTQNSGPSHVPDKTDQTNPQSSLAVESRTPPDILVEPENNDQEYEESIMDDESLLESDENDGLTETDDEDLDSTSDEYESSMEEDIVDDLFQNIDKDRFKDPNKRFKICYQGYDQKVLSREMKDMVYRPHLHDLELICKDGAMTSSSLLIGSMSRFMYNVLQDAPWFDHLKMVIMPDVKRKDLSVLISLLFNPEKLANLPLRKVKRVERVAKQLQIDWNTLAAKENLVPAKPLHTEDAANNSKTGVFKGRNPKPRGPRKPKASQLGEKKLSKRQPKKAMKPQVVIPGKKKLGRPRKNPIPDEAVKTELGPIPNAQQESQNDPSSSNPPLPPKRPGRKRKVPFDSLGSNPSVELQPLKESATAKRRKSSKNMVQDPNPTQVTSQIPPAEIMETVCEEEPEPAQTHAKDEDDELVGQTSGPKTKRMAKKSTIQSQEEASPNLLDIKSTDKATKTHNRPEEPARSSATSTPTPSLGRASTPNRRKNEAPKKIERWDVKELQDFLANPIDEEISNVELIQPSKSDRADKANPKRLSKNGTASEGERESSKAESETRMSSRRRPAKPRELNTTKPEEVEVKPRARSQGRNRGRTRVRSSGRTRKTGSEVLSSTFEDTDASHPSNVSVSSNPKTGEDNHDNVEDEDTRRDLRNYRGLRA, encoded by the exons ATGCTCCTCAAGATCCACGATCTGCTCCAAATGGAAAAACCCGCCAAACGAAAAACCATTCAG GTGTGCTTCAAGCATCCCGACTTGTTGAAGCAAGCGAGAGAGGCGTGTGTGGCGCGTCGCGAAGACGGTCGCCCGCCCCATCCGTCGCCTCATGACGCCGAGCGATCCGATCCTCTGCCCCTACGCCCCCGATTGCCCCGTGAGACCGATGTGTTTGCGCACACCGAGGTCAGTGGGGTCAGTCCCGCGGCCACGACCCACGTATTATGCCATCCTTTGCCCTATCCAACCGCCCCGCCCCCCGTCCCGGTCGAGCGGAAAGGTCTGATCCCCTTGCCCCCTTTGGAGGTGTTGAATCCCACCGAGCCCACAACGCCGCCCAAAGTCATGTGTATTCAGTTTGACGACAACGACATCGTCGATGACTCGACCGGCTTTCAGGCCGAGCCCGCCGCTATTATGGATCCCTCGGAGGATAAGGCGCCCATGAATCAGCCCAGCCAAGGCCCATCAGAAATATCGGGAATGTTCGAACCGCCCCATCGAAGTGAGTCGGTGCTGGAACCCGTCACGGAGGCCTTTCTCCGAAATGTCCCCATCATGCATGAAGAGGAACCCCCAGCCTTAGCCGACCCCTCGACCCAAAATAGCGGACCGTCCCACGTTCCAGACAAGACGGATCAGACTAATCCTCAATCCAGCTTGGCCGTCGAATCTCGGACTCCGCCCGATATTCTGGTCGAACCGGAAAATAATGACCAAGAGTACGAAGAGAGTATTATGGACGATGAGAGCCTCTTGGAATCCGACGAAAACGACGGATTAACGGAAACTGACGATGAAGATCTCGATTCGACCTCAGATGAATACGAGAGCTCAATGGAGGAGGATATTGTAGACGATCTTTTTCAGAATATTGACAAAGATAGGTTCAAGGATCCCAACAAGCGATTCAAGATCTGCTACCAAGGTTACGACCAAAAAGTACTTTCTCGAGAAATGAAAGACATGGTTTACCGTCCACATCTTCACGACCTCGAACTCATTTGCAAAGACGGAGCTATGACCTCAAGTAGTCTCCTGATTGGCTCCATGTCCAG GTTCATGTACAACGTGCTTCAAGATGCTCCGTGgtttgatcatttgaaaatggtcaTCATGCCAGATGTGAAACGAAAAGATCTCTCAGTTTTAATCAGTCTATTGTTTAACCCtgaaaaattggccaatttgccCCTGAGAAAAGTGAAACGAGTTGAGAGGGTGGCTAAACAGTTGCAAATAGATTGGAACACCCTGGCCGCAAAAGAGAATCTGGTTCCTGCCAAGCCATTGCACACTGAAGATGCGGCTAATAATTCCAAAACGGGAGTCTTTAAGGGGCGCAATCCAAAACCCAGAGGCCCAAGAAAACCCAAAGCTTCACAACTTGGCGAGAAAAAGCTGTCCAAGAGACAACCCAAAAAGGCCATGAAGCCCCAAGTTGTCATTCCTGGCAAAAAGAAGCTCGGTCGACCACGAAAGAATCCGATACCAGATGAAGCCGTCAAAACCGAATTGGGCCCTATCCCGAACGCTCAACAAGAATCGCAGAATGATCCCTCTTCTTCCAATCCGCCACTTCCTCCAAAGAGGCCTGGACGAAAACGGAAAGTCCCATTCGATTCCTTGGGTTCAAATCCAAGTGTTGAACTGCAACCCTTAAAAGAGTCAGCAACGGCCAAAAGGAGAAAATCGTCAAAGAACATGGTTCAAGATCCCAATCCCACTCAGGTCACTAGTCAAATTCCGCCAGCCGAAATCATGGAGACTGTTTGCGAAGAAGAACCAGAACCCGCTCAAACACACGCCAAG gacgaagacgacgagTTAGTTGGTCAGACAAGTGGGCCTAAAACAAAGAGAATGGCGAAAAAGAGCACGATCCAATCTCAAGAGGAAGCTTCCCCGAATCTATTAGATATCAAATCAACAGACAAAGCCACAAAGACTCATAATCGTCCTGAGGAACCTGCACGTTCTTCAGCAACATCCACGCCCACTCCCTCTCTGGGGCGTGCCTCAACGCCCAATCGACGAAAGAACGAGGCGCCCAAAAAAATTGAGCGTTGGGACGTGAAGGAATTGCAAGATTTCTTGGCCAACCCCATCGatgaagaaatttcaaatgtgGAACTGATTCAG CCGTCAAAGTCAGACCGTGCCGATAAGGCAAATCCTAAAAGATTGTCCAAGAATGGGACTGCTTCGGAAGGTGAGAGAGAAAGCTCCAAAGCCGAATCCGAAACCCGAATGAgctcaagaagaagaccaGCCAAGCCTCGAGAATTGAACACCACCAAACCAGAAGAAGTAGAAGTCAAACCCCGAGCTCGATCCCAAGGCCGTAATCGAGGCCGTACTCGAGTGCGTTCCAGCGGGCGAACTCGGAAAACCGGCTCGGAAGTGCTGAGTTCGACTTTTGAGGACACCGATGCCAGTCATCCGAGCAACGTGAGCGTCTCTTCGAACCCCAAAACTGGTGAGGACAATCACGATAATGTTGAGGATGAAGACACCAGACGAGACCTGAGGAATTATCGCGGTTTACGGGCTTAA
- the LOC131879551 gene encoding uncharacterized protein LOC131879551 encodes MEKPAKRKTIQVCFKHPDLLKQAREACVARREDGRPPHPSPHDAERSDPLPLRPRLPRETDVFAHTEVSGVSPAATTHVLCHPLPYPTAPPPVPVERKGLIPLPPLEVLNPTEPTTPPKVMCIQFDDNDIVDDSTGFQAEPAIPDCTTTQGEIEVELNHFLASYCSICKKDRGGKLCGCAFPCSLTFRSQMLLKIHDLLQMEKPAKRKTIQRN; translated from the exons ATGGAAAAACCCGCCAAACGAAAAACCATTCAG GTGTGCTTCAAGCATCCCGACTTGTTGAAGCAAGCGAGAGAGGCGTGTGTGGCGCGTCGCGAAGACGGTCGCCCGCCCCATCCGTCGCCTCATGACGCCGAGCGATCCGATCCTCTGCCCCTACGCCCCCGATTGCCCCGTGAGACCGATGTGTTTGCGCACACCGAGGTCAGTGGGGTCAGTCCCGCGGCCACGACCCACGTATTATGCCATCCTTTGCCCTATCCAACCGCCCCGCCCCCCGTCCCGGTCGAGCGGAAAGGTCTGATCCCCTTGCCCCCTTTGGAGGTGTTGAATCCCACCGAGCCCACAACGCCGCCCAAAGTCATGTGTATTCAGTTTGACGACAACGACATCGTCGATGACTCGACCGGCTTTCAGGCCGAGCCCGCC ATCCCGGATTGCACCACCACCCAAGGCGAGATCGAAGTGGAATTGAACCACTTCCTGGCCTCGTATTGTAGCATTTGCAAGAAGGATCGGGGCGGGAAATTGTGCGGGTGCGCCTTTCCGTGCTCGCTGACGTTTCGCTCGCAAATGCTCCTCAAGATCCACGATCTGCTCCAAATGGAAAAACCCGCCAAACGAAAAACCATTCAG AGGAACTAA